One part of the Ranitomeya imitator isolate aRanImi1 chromosome 10, aRanImi1.pri, whole genome shotgun sequence genome encodes these proteins:
- the LOC138650864 gene encoding nicotinamide N-methyltransferase-like: MDSKDCTFYHVDGIDSRAGLERYFSDKEDMIFQEDSLIFPTENLIKTFTEGHVKGEMLIDLSVGSLVHHLFTACEFFKHIIVLRMRDRCILELKRWVDSRTGAFDWRHCTKLNVDQKGSTDLLQDKEGNVKSALQHIMKCDLEKENIMEPMVLPPADCIISALLLDFICRNQDDYLSYLRKFSRLLKPGGHIILLGFIEATYVTVGKDKIHLFSCDEDFVRKTLVDAGFVIDNCKVKKRNVVSDLTDYKNVLFIVAHKEKEL, from the exons ATGGATTCCAAAGACTGTACATTCTATCATGTAGATGGCATTGACTCCAGAGCAGGTCTGGAGAGGTATTTTTCAGATAAAGAAGACATGATCTTTCAAGAAGATTCCTTAATATTTCCCACTGAAAATCTTATAAAAACTTTCACAGAGG GTCACGTTAAAGGAGAAATGTTGATTGACCTAAGTGTTGGTTCCTTGGTTCATCATCTGTTTACAGCCTGTGAATTTTTCAAGCACATCATAGTGCTGAGGATGAGAGACAGATGCATCTTGGAGCTGAAAAGATGGGTGGACTCACGTACAGGAGCGTTTGATTGGAGACATTGCACAAAACTTAATGTAGACCAAAAAGGAAGCAC TGATCTATTACAGGACAAAGAAGGAAATGTGAAATCAGCCCTCCAACATATTATGAAATGTGACCTCGAGAAAGAAAATATAATGGAACCAATGGTCTTACCACCAGCAGATTGTATCATCAGTGCTTTGCTTCTAGATTTTATTTGCAGAAATCAAGATGATTACTTGAGCTATTTGAGGAAGTTCTCAAGGTTACTCAAACCTGGAGGGCACATTATATTGTTAGGATTTATAGAGGCTACATATGTAACAGTTGGGAAAGACAAGATTCACCTTTTCAGCTGTGatgaggattttgtcaggaaaactcTAGTTGATGCAGGATTTGTAATTGATAACTGCAAGGTTAAGAAAAGAAATGTTGTGAGTGACCTTACTGACTATAAGAACGTGCTATTCATTGTAGCTCACAAAGAGAAGGAGCTATAA